One Maribacter dokdonensis DSW-8 genomic region harbors:
- a CDS encoding DUF937 domain-containing protein, translating to MAGLLDLLNSPMGQQLISGVAGQTNQPEDKTANVLSMAMPLILGAMKKNVSTPEGAQGLMSALSSNHSGGILDNLGSLFSGGVDESVMNDGAGILGHVFGSKQPQVESALSAKSGLDSGSVAQILKIAAPIVMGFLGKQTAQSNVSDGTGMNALLGSMLGGQPQENQSLITSLLDADGDGSILDDVAGMVMGSNKKQGGLGGLLGGLFGK from the coding sequence ATGGCAGGATTATTAGATTTATTAAATAGCCCAATGGGGCAACAATTAATTAGCGGTGTAGCTGGGCAAACAAATCAGCCTGAAGACAAAACCGCCAATGTACTAAGTATGGCAATGCCACTAATTCTTGGTGCAATGAAAAAAAACGTTTCAACACCAGAAGGTGCTCAGGGTTTAATGAGTGCATTATCAAGTAATCATAGTGGCGGAATCTTAGATAACCTAGGAAGTTTGTTTAGTGGCGGTGTAGACGAAAGTGTAATGAATGACGGTGCTGGTATTTTAGGTCATGTATTCGGAAGTAAACAACCACAAGTAGAAAGTGCTTTAAGTGCAAAATCTGGTTTAGATTCCGGATCGGTTGCCCAAATATTAAAAATTGCAGCCCCTATAGTTATGGGCTTTTTAGGTAAGCAAACTGCGCAGAGTAATGTAAGTGATGGCACAGGCATGAACGCTCTTTTAGGTAGTATGCTGGGAGGTCAACCTCAAGAAAACCAAAGCCTTATCACTTCATTATTAGATGCTGATGGTGACGGAAGCATATTAGATGATGTTGCCGGTATGGTAATGGGCAGCAATAAAAAACAAGGTGGTCTTGGAGGTCTTTTAGGAGGTCTTTTCGGTAAATAA